GGCGATCAACTCGCGCCCGCGTGACGACCGCAACTCGTGCCATCAGCTCGGCTTCTGCTTCCAGGGCTGCAAGATGGGGGCGAAGTGGTCGACCCTCTATTCCGAGATCCCGAAGGCGCTGGCGACCGGCCACCTGGAGCTGCGCACGCGGGCCCAGGCGCTACAGGTCCTGCACGACGCGTCCGGTAAGGTGACGGGCGTGCTCTATGCCGACAAGGACGGCGCACAGCAGGAGCAGAAGGCGCGCGTGGTGGCGATCGCCGGCAACTCCATCGAAAGCCCGCGGCTGCTCCTCAACTCCGCCTCGTCGCTGTTCCCCGACGGGCTCGCCAATTCCTCCGGCGCCGTGGGGCGGAACTACATGCGCCACACCACCGGCTCGGTCTACGCCGCGATGCCGGAGCCGGTGCGCATGTGGCGCGGGACGACGATGGCCGGCATCATCCAGGACGAGGCGCACCACGACGAGTCCCGCGGGTTCGCCGGCGGCTACGAACTGGAGACGCTGTCGCTCGGGCTCCCGTTCATGGCCGCCTTCCTCGACCCCGGCGCCTGGGGCCGCGACTTCGCGCGCAAGATGGAGACCTACGAGACGATGGCCGGCATGTGGATCGTCGGCGAGGACATGCCCCAGGCCGACAACCGCGTCACCGTCCACGCCACCGAGCGGGACGCGCACGGCATGCCCGTCGCCGTGGTCACGTTCACCGACCATCCGAACGACGTCGCCATGCGCGAGCACGCCTACACGCAAGGGGCGGCCGTGTACGACGCGGCCGGCGCCGAGGAGACCTTCCGCGTGCCGCCCTACCCGTCGACCCACAACCTCGGCACCAACCGCATGAGCGCGCGGCCCGAGGACGGTGTCGTCGACCGCTTCGGCCAGACGCACGACGTCGCCAACCTGTTCGTGTCGGACGGCTCGCAGTTCACCACCGGTGCGGCGGAGAACCCGACGCTGACCATCGTCGCGCTCGCCATCCGCCAGGCCGGGCACATCGCCGACCGGATGAGCCGCGGCGAACTCTGAACCCGGGCACCTCCCTGCCCGACTGTCGCCCGCTTCCCCCCGGAGGCGGGCGTCTTTTCGTCTGCGCGTGCCGCCGGGCGGCGGGGCGACCCGACCGCGCGGTAACACCAGATATGACGCGGCCGAACTATCCCCGCAGGCCGATCGGCGCCACCCTGACCCGGCAACGCGTCTCGAAAGGGGGCCGCACACGTCAGCTGCCCACAGCGCTCGCTCCGACCGGCACGGCGACCGGAGGACTTGCGCGACCCGAGGTCATTTTGCATGCCACCCGGTACGCGCACGGCCCGGCACGGCACGCCGGCGCGCGTTGGCGCGGGCGCTCCCGGTGGCCTGCGTCCCGGCGGCGGACCGCCCGCCCGGCAACGACGATAACCCGCCCCTCGTGGGAGCGATGGAGAGGACCACTGCCATGGATCTTGGATTGAGCGGGCGCACCGCCCTCGTCACCGGCGGCTCCAAGGGGATCGGCCTCGCCACCGGGCGCTGCCTCGCCGCCGAGGGTGTCGACGTCACGCTCGTCGCCCGCAGCGCCGACGTCCTGGCCGCGGCGGCCGCCGGCATCGCCGGCCCCGGCAAGGTCGCCACCCTCGCCGCCGACCTCGCCGACGAGGCCGAGCGCCGGCGCGTGGTCGAGGCGGTCGGCCCGGTGGACATCCTGGTGAACAATGCCGGCGGCATCCCCGGCGGCAATCTCCTCGAGTTCGACGACGCGCGCCTGAAGGACGTCTGGGAGCTGAAGGTGTTCGGCTACATCTCCCTGTGCCGCCACTACTACGGGCTGATGAAGGCGCAAGGGCACGGCGTCATCGTCAACGTCATCGGCAACGCCGCCGAGGCGCTCGATTTCGACTATATCGCCGGCTCCACCGCCAATGCCGGGCTGTGCGCCTTCACCCGCACGCTCGGCAGCGTCTCCTCCCGCGACGGCATCCGCGCGGTGGCGATCAACCCCGGCCCGGTGGATACCGACCGGCTGAAGACGCTGATGCGGAAGAAGGCCGCCGACCGCACCGGCTCGGCCGAGAACTGGGAGGCGCTGAAGGAGCCCCTCCCCTTCGGCCGCGCCGCCAGCGCCGAGGAGATCGCCGCCATGGTGGCGATGCTGGCGTCCGACAGATCCGCCTACACCAGCGGCACCGTCGTCACCATCGACGGCGGCATCGCCAACCAGAGCCGCACCTTTTAGCGCGCCGGCCCCGCCGCGCCCCGCCCGACACCCAACGGAGACCCCGACCCCAATGCCTTATGTGACGACCGACGATGGTGTGAAGCTCTACTACGAAGAGGCCGGCAGCGGCGTCCCGGTGGTGTTCGTGCACGAGTTCGCCGGCGACTGGCGTAGCTGGGAGCCCCAGATGCGCCACTTCGCCCGCTATTATCGCTGCATCACCTACTCCGCGCGCGGCTTCCTGCCGTCCGACGTTCCGGCCGATCCGGCGATGTACTCGCAAAGCCGCGCCCGCGACGACATTCGCTCGATCCTCGACGGGCTCGGCATCGACAAGGCGCACATCGTCGGCCTGTCGATGGGCGGGTTCGCCACGGTCCACTTCGGCTTCACCTACCCGGAACGCGCCCTGTCGCTGACCATCGGCGGCTGCGGCTACGGCGCCGAGCCCGACAAGCGCGAGCAGTTCGCCGCCGAGGTCGAGGCCACCGCCAAGCGGTTCGACGACCTGCCGATGGAGGAGGTCGGCGGCGGCTACGCGCTCGGCCCCACGCGCGTGCAGTTCCAGAACAACGACCCGCGCGGCTGGCAGGAGTTCCGTGACCAGCTGGTCGCGCACTCGGCGCTGGGCTCGGCCAACACCATGCGCGGCGTGCAGAAGATGCGGCCGTCGCTCTACGATCTCGTCGACGACATGGCCGGGATCACCGCGCCGACGCTCATCATCACCGGCGACGAGGACTGGCCCTGCCTGGAGCCGTCCATCCTGATGAAGAAGGTGATCACCACCGCCGCGCTGTCGATCATCCCCAACGCCGGGCACACGATCAACATCGAGACCCCGCACGAGTTCAACCGCGAGCTGCAGGAGTTCCTGCACAAGGTGGATTGCGGCGCCTGGAAGGCACGCGACCCGCGCGCGATGATCGACGGTATCCTCGGCACGAAGAAGTAGCCGGTGCCCGGCATCGCCGACCGCAGCGCCATGGCGCCCCCTCTCGCGGGGGCGCCTCGTGCGCGTGCGGGGGGCTCAGCGGCCCTTGAAGCGGGGGGCGCGCTTCTCGACGAAGGCGGTGCGCCCTTCGCGATAGTCCTCGCTGCCGGTGGCGCGGGCGGTGGCGACGGCGATCCGCTCGGCACGCTCGGCGGTCTCGCCCTTCGTGAGTGCCTCAAGCACCAGCTTGCTGCCGGCGATCGACAGCGGCGCCACCGTCTCCAGCGCCTCGGCCCGGCGGCGTGCGGCAGAGAGCGCGTCCTCCGTGCTCACTTCGCTGACGAGGCCCATGGCGAGCGCCTCGGACGCATCGCGCGCGCGGCCGGAAAACAGCATGTCCTTCGCCGCGGTCAGCCCGACCACCTCGTAGAGTGCGCGCGTCTCCTCGATGCCGTAGACGATCGACAGCCGCGCCGCGGGGATCGCGAATACGGCGGTCTCGTCGCAGATGCGGAAGTCGCACGCCACCGCCAGGCCGCAGCCGCCGCCGTAGGCCGGGCCGGAGACGGCCGCGAACGTCGCCTTCGTGCACTCGGCGATCGCCTCGGTGCAGCGGTCGACCCGGCGGGCATATTCCTCGGCCCCTTCCTGGGTGGCGCGGACCGTGGCGAACTCCTTGATGTCGGCCCCGGCGCAGAAGTAACCGCCGGCACCGGTGAGGATGATGCTGCGCAGCGACTCGTCCTCGGCCAGCTGGTCGAAGATGTCGGCCAGCTCGTGCCACATGGCGAAGGTGATCGCGTTGCGCTGGTCGGGCCGGTTCAGCGTCACCACGGCCGTCCCCTGCGTCGGGCGCGTGACCATGATCTGCGCGGCCGTCTCCTGCTGCTCCAGGAGCGCGGCGACGTCCTCGTCCTCGCCCAGCTCCACGATGGCGCCCGCGCCTGCCTCGTTTCCGTTCGCCACCACCGGCGCCCTCCCTCTCGTCACGTCGGCCGGACCCTAGACCATCCGACGCATTTGACCACGCATAGAATCGGGATGCGATATGCGCATCCCGTCCCGACGACCCGAGCCAGATGAGCCCCCGAGCATGAGCGACCACCCCACCCCCCAGCGCGCCCTGTCCCACATCCGCGTCATCGACCTGACGCGTGTGCGCGCGGGCCCCGCCTGCTGCCGCATCCTCGCCGACAACGGCGCCGACGTCATCAAGGTGGAGGCGCCCGAGGGGCTCGACCCCAACGCCGGCATCAACGGCAACCGCGACAGCCACGACATGCAGAACCTGCATCGCTCGAAACGGTCGATGACGCTGAACCTCAAGGCGCCGGAGGGAAAGGCGGTCCTGCGCAAGCTCATCGAGAGCGCCGACGTCGTGGTCGAAAATTTCCGACCGGACGTGAAATACCGCCTCGGCGTCGACTACGACACGCTGGCGGCGATCAACCCGCGCATCATCCTGGCGTCGATTTCGGGCTTCGGCCAGGACGGGCCGTACGCCAAGCGGCCCGGCTTCGACCAGATCGCCCAGGGGCTGGGCGGGCTGATGGCGGTGACCGGGATTCCGGGCCAGGGGCCGATGCGGGCCGGGACCGCGATCGCCGACCTCTCGGCCGGCAACTTCGCCGCGATGGGCGTGCTGATGGCGATCATCGAGCGCGAGCAGTCCGGCAAGGGGCAGTGGATCCACACCTCCCTGCTGGAGGCGCAGATCGCCATGATGGACTTCCAGGCCGCGCGCTATCTCGTCGACGGGGAGGTGCCGCCGCAGGCCGGCAACGATCATCCGGTGACGACGCCCACCGGCGTGATGCCGACGGCCGACGGTTACCTCAATCTGGGTGTCGCCGGCGACGGGCAATGGCGCTCGCTGTGCGAGGAGATGGGCCATCCCGAGCACGCGACCGACCCGAGATTCGCCACCGTCGAGGCACGCACGGCCAACCGGCCGCTGGTGCGCGAGATCCTGGAGCCGCTCTTCATGCAGGATACCACCGAGTCCTGGCTGGAGCGGCTGGAGGCGTGCAGCGTGCCCGCCGGGCCGATCTACACCATGGACAAGGTCTTCGCCGACCCGCAGGTGGAGCACCTGAAGATGGCCGAGCCGGTCTCCCATCCGCGGCGCGGCGAGATCCGCCTCGTCGCCACGCCGGTCCACCTGACGCGGACCCCCGGCGGCATCACCCACGCCGCCCCCGACGCCGGCGAGCAGACCGACGCGATCCTCGGCGAGCTGGGCTTCTCGGCGGACGAGGTCACCGCGCTGCGAGCGGCCAAGGCGGTGTGACCCTCGCCCGGCAACCGGCCGGGCGACGACGGTCGGGGGCGAGCGGGCTCGCCCCTCGCGCTCCCGCCGGCGCGGGTGTCAGCGCGACGGCAGCGCCGCGCCCAGCCGGGTGGCCAGCGGGACCAGCCACGCCTCGCTCCACGCCGGGCCGACGAGCTGGATCCCGGCCGGCAGTTCCCCCTCGATCGGAACCGGGATCTGCACCGCGGGGAGGCCCGCCGCGTTGGCGATCGCGGTCAGCTCCCCCTGGTTGGCCGGGGGTTTGGTGGTATGCGGGAAGGCCCGCTGCGGCGTCGTCGGCAAGAGGAGGACGTCGACCTCCCGCAGCAGGCGCCGAGCGGCGACGCCGACCCGGTGGAGCGTCGCCGCGGCGCCGACGACGCGCGGCCCGCCGAGCCCCGCCCCGAATGCGAGCATCGCCCGGAAGTCGGTGCCGAACCGGTCCGGCTCGGCGGCGATCTCCGGCCCCAGCAGCAGCGCCGCCTCCGCCTCGATCACCAGGAAGGCATCCTTGCGGGTCCGCGCGGGGTCCCAGCCGGCGAGTTCCACCTCGCGCGCCTCCGCCCCCAGCACCGCCAGCGCCTCCGCCGCGCGCCGCAACGCCTCGCCGACCGCCCCGTCGAGGTCGACGCCGGGGAGATCGAGGATACCCACCACCGGCGGCTCGCACCGTGGCCCGGCCGCCGCGACCCGCTCGGCGAGCGGGACGCTGTCGACGTCGGCGTGGTCGTAGAAGCAGAGGGCGTCGTAGCCGGCCATCAGGTCGGCCGCGGTGGCGGCGAGGACGCCGATGGTGTCGAGGCTGGGCGCCAGCTCGGCGATGCCGGTGCGCCCGATCGCCCCGCGCGTCGGCTTCAGCCCCCATACGCCGCAGTAGGACGCGGGGATGCGCACCGAGCCCAGCGTGTCCGATCCCAGGGCCAGCGGCACGTACCCGGCCGCGACCGCCGCCGCCGACCCGCCGCTGGAGCCCCCCGCGGTGTGTCCTTCGGCATGGGGGTTGATGGTGGCGCCGTGATGCGGGTTCGCGGTCGTGGCGCCCAGCGCGCCCTCGTCCATATTCGCCTTGCCGACGATCACCGCCCCCGCCCGCTTCAACCGCGCGACGGCGAAGGCGTCGGCAATGTCGGCATCCGGCGGGGCCCGGTGGCCACCGGTCGTCAGCGTGCCGGCCATCGCCAGGTTGTCCTTGACGGCCACCGGAATGCCGTCGAGCGGGCCGCGCGGCGCCCCCGCCGCCCAGCGCGCGGCAGACTCTCGCGCCGCCGCCATCGCCTCCGCCTCGGTGAGCGAGACGAAGGCGTTGATGGCCCCCTCACCGGCGGCGATCCGGGCGAAGGCCTCCTCGGCCAGCGTCAGCGCGGTCGCCGTGCCCGCCTCCAGCGAACGGCGCAGAGTGGCGATGTCGATCATGGTGGCTCAGCTCGTGTGCAGGCGGCCGTCGGCAACGTCCCAGGTCACGAACGCCGCCGTGCCGGGCGCGAAGGTCGCCCCGTCCTGGTCGGAGACGTGGCGCACGTTGATCTCGCGCCCGTCGGCGAGGCGCACCTGATGGCGCGTCACGAACCCGAGGTAGAAGGTCTCGACACAGGTGACCGGCAGGCTCGGGCCCGGACCGGGCGCCGCGGCCACCCGCATCGTCTCCGAGCGGACCGAGAGCGAAGCCTCGGCGCCGGCCGCCACGGGCTCACGCGTCGGCACCGCCACCGTCGCGACACCGACGTCGAGTTGCGCGACGCCGTCGGCGACGGCGGTCACCCGGCCGTCGAGGATGTTGTTCTCGCCGATGAAGTCGGCCGTGAAGCGCCGGCGCGGGGCCTCGTAGAGCTCGCGCACCGTGCCCGCCTCGACGAGCTCGCCGCCGGAGACGATGGCGAGCCGGTCGCCCACGCTCATCGCCTCCTCCTGGTTGTGGGTGACGTGGATGAAGGTGATGCCGAGCCGTTCCTGCAACTGCTTGAGCCAGAAGCACATGTCCTTGCGCAGCTTGGCGTCGAGCGCGGCGAGCGGCTCGTCGAGCAGGATGATGTCACTCTCCAGCACCAGCGCGCGGGCGAGCTGGACACGCTGTTGCTGCCCGCCGGACAGCTCGAACGTGCGCCGGTCGCCGTAGCCGGCGAGGCCGACGACCTCCAGCATCTCGTCGACCTTGGTGGCGATGACGTCCTTGGCGACGCCCTTGATCTTCAGCCCGTAGCCGATGTTCTGCGCCACCGTCATGTGCGGGAACAGCGCGTAGGACTGGAACACCATCGACGTCGGCCGCTTGTTGGGCGGCAGATGGACGACCGACCGGCCGTTGATCTTCAGATCCCCCGACGTCGGCTTCAGGAACCCGCCGATGAGGCGCAGCAGCGTCGTCTTGCCGCCGCCCGAAGGCCCCAGCAGGACGAAATACTCGCCTTTCGCGATCCGCACGTCGACGGTCTTCAGCGCCCGCACGTTGCCGTAGCTCTTGGAAAGGCCCACGGCCTCGACCGCATACTCGTCCATGTTGGTCCTTCTCATGGGGTGTCGCGGCCGCTCAAGCGGGCAGCGCGAGCGCCTCTTCGCCGCGCCGCCGCCGCTCCGTCTGCCCGGCGCGCAGCATGGTCACGACCAGCACCGTCCCGATGACGGCGATCGCGATCGACGAAACGATGCCGCCCATCGCATAGCTCTGCTCGGACATGCCGGTGTTGAGCATCTGCGACACCAGCACGGTGGTGAACGTGTCGAACCCGCCCTTCAGGATCGCGGTGCGCGTGTACTCGTTGAAGGTCAGGATCATCACGAAGGCGCAGGAGGCGAAGACGCCGGCCTTCACCTGCGGGAACTCCACGTCCCAGAAGGCGCGCCAGGCGGCGGCGCCGCACGCCCGCGCCGCCTCGGTCTGCTCCGGATGGAAGCGGCCGAGCGTGATGAGGATGACGATGAAGATGTACGGCACGGTGTAGACCACGAGGCCGATCACCGCGGTGGTGACACCGAGCTTGAACCAACCCTTCATGAAGGTCAGGCCCGTCAGCGCGGCCAGCTCCTGGAAGCCGCCGTTGAGGGTCTTGAAGAAGACCAGCAGCGCCGAGGCGAAGATGTCCCCCGGCACGAAGAGCGGCAGCAGCATCAGCGCCACGAGCCACGCCTGGCTGGGACGGCGCTTGAACTGCTTGGCCGCCAGCAGGCCGAGCGGCACGGTGACGACGAGGTTGACGAGCCCCAGCATCAGCGTCCACCCGAAGGCGTTGACCAGCAGCGAATCGGAGAAGACGGCGGCGTACCAGCCGGTCGTGAACTCGTAGTTCGCCGCGCCGAAGCCGTATTCGTTCAGCGAGATGTAGTAGTTGTAGAAGGTCGGCGTCATCAGGATGAGCACGACACCGAAGAGGTAGGCCCACATCAGCCGGTAGGACCAGGGGTTGGCGTAGTCGTCGCTCACGGCATCAGCTCAGCGGTGCGAGGAGACGGCTCAGGTTGAACACCCTGTGACCGAGGTAGAGGAGACCCATCAGCGTGACCACCATGATGGCGCTGATGGCCATCGCCAACGGGAAGTCGAGCGCGATGATCGCCTGCGTGGCGATCAGCCCCGCGTTCACCGCCCCTGGTCCGCCCAGGATGTTGGGCACGAACGCGTTGCCGATGCCGTTGATGAAGATGAACACCGCCCCGGCGAAGATGCCCGGCGCCGCCAGCGGCACGATCACGTCGCGGAATTGGCGCCAACGCGAGGCGCCCAGGTCCTGGCACACCTCGAAGACGTACTTCGGCACCGCCTCCATCGCCAGGAAGCCGGCGAAGATGATGAACGGCAGGAAGCTCAAGATGTCGCCGATGATGACGCCGACGGGGGTGAACAGGAACCAGGTGATCGGCTCGGTGACGAGGCCGGCGTCCATCAGCACCGTGTTGACGAGGCCGTTGCGACCCAGCACCGGGCGCAGCATGAAGATGCGGATCACCTCGGAGATCATGAACGGCAGGATGAACAGCAGGAGCACCCGGTGCCCGGCCGCCGGCGGGACGTGCTTGCGCACGAACACGGCGATGGGAAAGCCGATGCAGAAGCAGATCACCACCGAGATCGACGAGTGCACCATCGACATGAGGAAGTTCTCGAACCGGGCGGACGAGAAGAAGTTGATGTAGGAGAAGAGGGTGAACCCCGGCTTCATCCAGAACATCGTCCGCTCGTAGAAGCTCCAGATCACCGTCATCAGCGACGGGATCAGGAAGAACACCGTCATGAACGCGGCCGGGACATAGTAGATCAGCTTGCCGGCGCGGCTCTCGCCGGCCATGCCGAGGTCGGCCGCGATCGACCGTCCCCGGCGCCGCGTCGTCGCGGCGTCGGGAGGCGAGGGCGCCGGCTGCGGCGATGCGGTCAACGCGACGCCCCGTTCACGCCGACTGCACCTTGGACCACCAGTCCTGATAGGCGCGGATCTCGGTCGGGAACACGTTCTGCCACGAGTTGCCGGGGACGGCGTAACGCGCCTGCTGCCGCTCGCGGCGCTCGGCGATGACGGCTTTCATCTCCTCGGAGAAGTCGGGCGAGGAGTCGATATAGTCCATCACGCCGGTCATCTGCGGCTGGTAGCCGTAGGTGGCGATGATGCGCGCGCCGAACCACGGGTCGAGGTAGAGGTTCATCAGCTTGTAGAACGCCTCGGCCTGGCCGCGCTCGTCACCGCCGTTGGTGAGCATCCAGATGTTGTTCCAGGTCTGGTGCCCCTCCTTCATGGTGCCGTAGCGGATGTCCTTGCCGGCCTTCTTGGCGGCGACGATCTGCACCGGTTCCCAGCAGGACTGCAACAGCACCTCGCCCGACGACAGAAGGTCGACACCGTTCTGGAAGCCGTCCCAGAAGGTGCGGAACTGGCCCTCCTGCTTCTTGGTGATGAGGAACTCGGCGACGCCCGCGACCTCGTCGGCGGTCATGTCGGAGGGGTCGGCGATGTCGAGCTGGCCGGACTGCTTCAGGTAGATCGCGGTGTTGGTGAAGGTGGGGCCGAAGTCGTTCTGAAGCGCCACGCGGCCTTTGAACTCCGGCGCGAAGCACGCCTCCCAGCTCGTCAGCTCCTCACCCACCTCCTCGAAGTCGAAGGCGAGGGAATCGGCGTTGGAGATGTAGGGGATGGCGTAGATCGTGTCGTCGTAGCGGATGGTGGACGCGGCGTCGCCGCCGTCCTTGTAGGCGTCGATGATGTTGGCGAAGTTGGGGATTTGCGCGGTGTCGAGCGCGGTGATGGCACTTTGCGAGGCGAGCGCATCCTCCATGCCGCCGCCGTTGTCGGTGATGGCGTCGTAGAGGTCGTTGCCGTCACCGACGACGAACTTCTGGATCGCCTGGTCGGCGCTGCCGGACTTGGCGTTGTAGACGATGTCGATCCCGGCCTGGGCGCCCATGTCGCCCCAGTCCTTGCCGCCGGTGCCGGGCTCGGCGCCGACCTTGGCCACGCCGATGGTCCAGATCCTGAGCGGGTCGGCGGCGAATGCGCGCGATAGCCCCAGAGAGCTCGTGGCACCGACGAGGCCGGCCGCGCCGACGGATTTCAAGAGAAATCTGCGCGTGAAGTCCATCTGATCCATGTCTCTCTTTCCCTCACATCTGCGGCGCTATGAATTCATTCGGCCACCGTTTGCCGAGCCCGAGGCCGCAGGGCCCGGTTTCAGCAATTGGCATGCCAAATGATGCCGCGGCATCTGCCCCCCGACAATACCGACGCCTCCCCTCCCCTGATCGGCGCGCGGCGGCATATCCGCCATGCCGCGCCGTGACGATCGGCAGTCGCGGCGCGGCCGGAGATGGCGGCGGTGCGGTGGGTCGGGCCGCCGTGTCGGATCGGCGCTCAGCCGGCGCGGCTCCGGCGCAGGGCGCGGGCAAGCGCGACGAGTTCGGCGCGGTCCGGCGCGGGCGCGGCGCGGGCGAAAAGCGCCCGATCGACCCGTTCCAGCGCGAAGGTCTCCGCCGGCGGGCGGGCACGCAGGAGCGTTGCGGCGTTGCTCCGGAAGGCGGCGAGGTCGCCGGCCCGCGCCGCGCGCATCAACGCCCGCTCCCGGCGCGTCGGCACCACGCGCGCCACGCGGCGGCGCAGTTCGTCCGTCGTCGCCAGCCGCACGCCGGAGAGTGCGGCGCCGAGGACCAGCGCCACGCCTAGCACCCCCGCCACGACCACCGCCCAGCCGCGGCCGAAGCCGTCGCGCCACGCCTCCACGCGGTTCTCGCCGAAGCCCAGCACCGCGATCGGCGTGGCGGGGAGCGTCACGGCGTGCACCTCGCGGTCCAACGTGTCGAAGAACGGGATCTCCACCTGCGGCAGCACGCCCGGCTCGCCCGTCTTGGGCTGGAAGGTCCACTCCCAGGTCACGGTGCTGATCGGCCCGCCCCAGGTCAGCTCCGTCGTGCGTTCCTCGGCGCCGACGAAGGTGATGAGCCACGGCTCGCGCATCGGCGGCTGCGGCGGGAGCATCTCCGCCGTCGCCCCCAGCACCCACAGCGTCACCCGCCGCGTCACCGTCGCGCCCGGCTCGAGCTGGCCCGGCCCCTTGTCCCACCGGTCCGACAGCTCGATCATCTTCGCCGGCAGCCACCAGGCTCCGTCGGACGCGAGCGCCCCCTCGACCTCGACTGTCAGGGCCTCGGAGCGGATCTCTGTGACGCTGCGCCCGCCCTCCGGGTCGGCGATGGTGAGGACGTCGCGCACGGGCTGGATGGTGAGGCTGCCGGCCCGGCGCGGGAAGAAGGCGAGGCGCCGCTCCATGATGCGCACCTGCCGGCCGTCGACCCGTTCGGCGCGCCAGGCGTCGCGCGTGAGCTGCATCCAGTCGAACCCCGGCATGCGAGGGATCTCGATCTCGTAGCGGGCGATGGCGACGTCGTCCTCGAAGGTGCCGCGCAGGGTGGCGAGGAT
This portion of the Acuticoccus sp. I52.16.1 genome encodes:
- a CDS encoding PotD/PotF family extracellular solute-binding protein, with protein sequence MDQMDFTRRFLLKSVGAAGLVGATSSLGLSRAFAADPLRIWTIGVAKVGAEPGTGGKDWGDMGAQAGIDIVYNAKSGSADQAIQKFVVGDGNDLYDAITDNGGGMEDALASQSAITALDTAQIPNFANIIDAYKDGGDAASTIRYDDTIYAIPYISNADSLAFDFEEVGEELTSWEACFAPEFKGRVALQNDFGPTFTNTAIYLKQSGQLDIADPSDMTADEVAGVAEFLITKKQEGQFRTFWDGFQNGVDLLSSGEVLLQSCWEPVQIVAAKKAGKDIRYGTMKEGHQTWNNIWMLTNGGDERGQAEAFYKLMNLYLDPWFGARIIATYGYQPQMTGVMDYIDSSPDFSEEMKAVIAERRERQQARYAVPGNSWQNVFPTEIRAYQDWWSKVQSA